The Salicibibacter halophilus DNA window AAGAACTCGAGGAGTGAAACAAACATTCATCAGACACTGTTCTTTTTAGTGATTCTTGTGATTGCTTTTTTCTTTTTACTAGGATGAGAATATAAACTAATCTTGGTGGAAAGTTACGAAAAATGATAAGCTTGGAAAGGGGCAGGGGGGATGTATGAAAGAAGTGCAGCTTCAACGTAAATTTTGATCGTACAAATATTACTTAAGGTGGAAATCCGAAATCTTTTCTGATCCATCGATTCTGGTTAAATACACATACGAAAAGGGGTATTAGAATGAATAATATCGCGGTACTTGGAGCAGGTGTTATGGGACATGGTGCTGCTCAATTATTTGCCCAAGCGGGAAAAAATGTATGTATTCGAGCTAGACGCGAGTCATCGTTGGAAGAAGCAAAAGAACTGATGAATAACAGCTTAAAAATAATGGTTGAAAAGGAAATGCTGACTGAAAACGATAGGAACGAAGCGTTAGCTCGTGTCACATATACAACAGATTTGCATGAAGCGATACAAGGCGCGGACTTCATTTTTGAATCAATTCCGGAAATTCTTGAACCAAAACTGGAAACGTATGAAATTATTGAAAGCGTTGTCTCGGAGAACACCATTATTGCGTCTAATACCTCCACTTTTCCATTGGAAGAATTAACACAAAACGCAAATCATCCTGATAGATTTATCATTACTCACTTCTTTAACCCGCCACAAATTGTGCCAACGGTGGAAATCGCTAAAGATGAAAACACTAACGAGCAGGTCGTAGAGACAACGTATAACTTGATCAAGGAAATCGGAAAATCTCCAGTCGTGCTAAAAAAAGAGATCACAGGTTTTATCGTCAACCGCGTTCAAGTGGCTATGCTTCGTGAAGCGTTCAACCTAATGGAAAAGGGAGTGGCTACTGCAGAAGATATCGATACTGCTATGAAAGGAAGCATGGGCTTTAAGTGGGCCTTTTGCGGACCAATGGAAAGCCAGGATTTAGCCGGCCTGCAAACAACAAAAGCTATGGTTGGAAACATATCGCAAGATCTCTCTAACTCAAGAGAAGTTCCTTCTTTCTTAGAGGATATGGTTGAAAGCGATCAGCTTGGCATTCGAACGAATCAAGGTTTTTACAACTATGATGATAACGGAGAAGAGGCGATCCGTTCACGAGACGATCAGTTTATAAATCTATTGAAGTTACTGCAACAAAAGCAAGGATAATTGATTATATAGCTGTTTCTGTAAAATAAAAACATCCACAAGTTTTAGTGTGGATGTTTTTTCGTATTTTTGTCAGGATAACTTTTGCGTTTTTATTCGGGCTTCACAGGCATTCGTTTAGTGGTTAAGCGAACGACCCACAACCCGACCGCAATCAATAATAAGGTGCAAACAAGTGAAACAGAGAGTGAAAGAACAGGCATTGGGATATTCGAAAACCTCATTAGCGGTAGTGTCCAGTCGTTTTCCCATAATAAATCAACGGCTGAAATATAGAGAACTCCTATCCCGATAAATCCTAAAAGACCCCAGCCTCCGAAACGATAATAACCGCTTATGACCATCCAGCCAGCGATGTAGTAACATAGAATGATCAGGCTATAGACGAGGACAGGCATGAGCCAAACGGATGTCGTATTCAGAAAATCCATCTGTGAAGTGCCCGGGTCGAAGGTTGTGAAAGATCCGATCAGCGCCAGAATTCCGGCAAGGATTGCGGAAATGATCATGATGCTGAAGGCTACGCCCGTGGCAGCGATCGATGAACCTACAAAATAATCCTTGCGTGTAATGCCATTTTTTACATAATAAGTGAGAAAAGCCATGATAGTTAAAAGCCCAATGACGAGCATATAAATTTTAGTAGGTTGATAGATGACGGACATAAGGTTCCAATTTTCAGCCTGCATTTCAGGTGTAAACAGATAGAGTAGAAGATACACAACTAATAAAATTGGGATATACCATAATGTCCACTTCATTTGCGTAATAAATAAGTCGGTGGCTACTTTTTTTGCTTTCATTCTAGCCCTCCTCCTCTTTTGTTAGATGAATGAACAAATCTTGCAGGGAGACCGGACCGATATCCAATCCCAATTTTCCGGCTTCCTTCCGGTCGGCGTCACTGACTTCTCCGTATATCATCGCTGATTTCGTATCTCCGAGTTGCTGTATTTTTAATGTTTTGCGATTGCGGATGAACGCATCTACGGTTTGCGAGGTGCCTGTCACCGATGCGCCGCGGTTGATAATTTTATCAAATGGTTCATCGATGATAAGGGAACCGCGATCTAAAATCAGAACATGATCAAACAAATAGTCCATTTCCGATACGAGATGCGTAGACAATATCAGGATCCTCGGATGACGTGCTTGCTCTTCCAACACCTCTTGATAAAATAACTCACGGGCTGGAGCGTCCATGGATACATAAGCTTCATCGAAGATTGTAACCGGGGAGCGATGAGCAAGACCGAGCGTGACATTCAAAGCTGACTGCATGCCGCTCGATAATTCTTTTACCGGTTTATCCAAAGGGAGTTTGAACTGGGCAGCCAAGTCTTTGGCATAAGCAAGATCAAAGTTAGGTCGATAGCGCTCAGCGAATTCTAAATAACGCCTCGCCGATTCGTATTCATCTTTGTAATCCTCCGTTTCAAAAATGAAGCTCACATACGGCATAATGTTTTTATTTTCAAACGGCGTTTCTCCACCTATGTGAATCATCCCCGACGTCGGCTCTCTCAAAGATGCAAGCAGAGAAAGCAGCGTTGTCTTTCCGGCACCATTTCTGCCAATTAAACCATAGGTTCTGCCTTGTTCCAGAGAAAAAGAAATGTCCTCCAAGGCGTCAACATTTTTGTATTTTAAAGATACGTTTTGAAACGTTACATCAAAATTCATTGGATTCACGCCCTTTCTTTTTATGAATCATGTCAATGATCTCCGTATCTGATAAGCCTAGTTTTTCCGCTTCTTGCAGCATGGGCGTGAGATAGTCATCTGCGAACAACTCCTTGCGGTTCTGTTTCAACTTCTCTTTAGCCCCGGGAGCAACAAACATCCCCACACCCCTTTTCTTAAAAATGATATCTTCATCCACCAGCACTTGAATCCCCTTGGACGCGGTTAAATGATTGACTTTATAAAAATGAACCATTTTCGTTGTCGATGGAATTTGCTCGTTCTCTTTTAATTGATCGTTCAATATCTGATCCTCGATCTTTTCTTTGATTTGCTCAAATATCGGTTTCCTATCGTGGAAGGACTGACTCAAAAGTGTTCACCACCTTTTTGGTTCAGTTTGGTATATGGTTATATAGTTATGTATATAAGTATATTTCTAGGAGAGGTTGTTTGTCAATGGTAAATCTTCACTAGCGTGTGCTGAAGCCCTAACGCATGAAGGCGGAAGTCGTTAGGTAGTCAACGGAGTGTGCTGGAGCCCTAACGCATAGAGTCGAAAGCCGTAAGGTAGTCAACGGGGGCTGCTGAAGCCCTAACGCATGGAGGCGCCAGCCGTTAGGTAGTCAACAGTGTAAGATGGAATTACATGCACTGAACAAAATATTGCAATGCTGCATAATTTATAGTACTCTACATTACAGAGTTCTATAAAAATAAAAAAGGAGACCCCGCTCATGAATAAGGAATCTCCAAACCAAGACACGCAACAAGCGTTTGACGATTTAAATTATATTAAACACTTGACGGTCCAAACGCGTAACAGCGCCTCTGAAGCCAGTCCGTATTTTATCATTTGGGGGATAGCCTGGATCATCGGTTATGGGGCTGAGGCGTTGGGATTCGTTGACATTCTGCACTGGATTTGGATGACACTCTCGATCGTGGGCATGACACTTACCATCTACACCTCGGTCCGTCAGGTCAAAGCAAATCCATTACCGAAAGTTGTCGATCGACAATTAACATTTGGGTTTATCGGTTTTTCGATTACAACATTATTGGTCGTTACCTTAATCATCACCGGCTTCTTACAATTTCAGGTGGAGTACATCGGGCTGTATTCCATCATTGTCGTCGCTGTGCTTTACATGTTCATAGGAGTCGCTTTAGGAAAAGAAATCTTCTTGATGGGCATCTGGTTCGCGATCATAGCCGCGGGAAACGCTTTTCTGTTTCCGCCGTATCACCCGGCGCTTACTGCTATTATCGGCGGTGGAAGCCTTTTATTCACCGGTTGGATGTTGAAACGTTGGGGACAAAATAATGAGTGACGCGCCACTTAATCGCATTAACGATCTCATTCATGGTAAAGCCCGGCTCGGTATTATGAGCTTGCTTATGACATAT harbors:
- a CDS encoding 3-hydroxyacyl-CoA dehydrogenase family protein; the protein is MNNIAVLGAGVMGHGAAQLFAQAGKNVCIRARRESSLEEAKELMNNSLKIMVEKEMLTENDRNEALARVTYTTDLHEAIQGADFIFESIPEILEPKLETYEIIESVVSENTIIASNTSTFPLEELTQNANHPDRFIITHFFNPPQIVPTVEIAKDENTNEQVVETTYNLIKEIGKSPVVLKKEITGFIVNRVQVAMLREAFNLMEKGVATAEDIDTAMKGSMGFKWAFCGPMESQDLAGLQTTKAMVGNISQDLSNSREVPSFLEDMVESDQLGIRTNQGFYNYDDNGEEAIRSRDDQFINLLKLLQQKQG
- a CDS encoding ATP-binding cassette domain-containing protein; this translates as MNFDVTFQNVSLKYKNVDALEDISFSLEQGRTYGLIGRNGAGKTTLLSLLASLREPTSGMIHIGGETPFENKNIMPYVSFIFETEDYKDEYESARRYLEFAERYRPNFDLAYAKDLAAQFKLPLDKPVKELSSGMQSALNVTLGLAHRSPVTIFDEAYVSMDAPARELFYQEVLEEQARHPRILILSTHLVSEMDYLFDHVLILDRGSLIIDEPFDKIINRGASVTGTSQTVDAFIRNRKTLKIQQLGDTKSAMIYGEVSDADRKEAGKLGLDIGPVSLQDLFIHLTKEEEG
- a CDS encoding GntR family transcriptional regulator, whose amino-acid sequence is MSQSFHDRKPIFEQIKEKIEDQILNDQLKENEQIPSTTKMVHFYKVNHLTASKGIQVLVDEDIIFKKRGVGMFVAPGAKEKLKQNRKELFADDYLTPMLQEAEKLGLSDTEIIDMIHKKKGRESNEF